The following are from one region of the Gloeomargarita lithophora Alchichica-D10 genome:
- a CDS encoding lactate/malate family dehydrogenase, producing MGGLLIPHGLGAVSQGWRKVVIVGTGQVGMACALTMAVRQRADELVLIDADGQRAAGEALDLSHGLPFGEPLRVRAGGYAEAAGAQVVVITAGARRGADESRLALLKKNAAILREIVGALQAVCGEAVWVVVSNPVDVMSYYAWKWSGLPKEKVVGSGTLLDMARWQTLLAQELGVAASSVHAPVLGEHGDKAVPLWSRVTVGGAPWEMPIPEQERLWGQVLRAGQEVIRRKGSTSYGIALAVDYLVGAILGHQERVMPVSCLAQGYYDLGEVYLSLLAVVNRQGVSRVVNIPLNDREYSGLQTAAQVLQQARIGIEA from the coding sequence ATGGGGGGTTTGCTGATTCCCCACGGGTTGGGGGCGGTGAGCCAGGGTTGGCGCAAAGTGGTGATTGTGGGCACGGGTCAGGTAGGGATGGCCTGTGCTTTGACCATGGCCGTGCGTCAGCGGGCGGATGAATTGGTTTTGATTGACGCAGACGGTCAGCGGGCGGCGGGGGAAGCCCTGGATTTGAGTCACGGGTTACCCTTTGGAGAACCCCTGCGGGTGCGTGCTGGCGGGTATGCAGAGGCCGCCGGTGCCCAGGTGGTGGTGATCACGGCGGGGGCACGACGGGGAGCGGATGAAAGCCGCCTAGCGTTGCTGAAGAAAAATGCGGCCATCCTGCGGGAAATTGTCGGGGCATTGCAGGCCGTCTGTGGCGAGGCGGTGTGGGTGGTGGTGAGCAACCCGGTGGACGTGATGAGCTATTACGCCTGGAAATGGTCAGGACTGCCCAAGGAAAAAGTGGTCGGTTCCGGCACCTTGTTGGATATGGCACGCTGGCAAACCCTGCTGGCGCAGGAATTGGGGGTGGCGGCGAGTAGCGTCCATGCCCCGGTGCTGGGGGAACATGGCGACAAAGCCGTGCCCCTGTGGAGTCGGGTGACGGTGGGGGGTGCCCCCTGGGAAATGCCCATCCCGGAGCAGGAACGGCTGTGGGGGCAGGTTTTGCGGGCGGGGCAGGAGGTCATCCGGCGCAAAGGCAGTACCAGTTATGGCATCGCCCTGGCGGTGGATTATCTGGTGGGGGCGATTTTGGGGCATCAGGAGCGGGTCATGCCCGTCAGTTGTCTGGCGCAGGGGTATTACGATTTGGGGGAAGTTTATCTGAGCTTATTGGCGGTGGTGAACCGGCAAGGGGTCAGTCGGGTAGTGAATATCCCCTTAAATGACCGGGAATACAGCGGATTACAGACAGCGGCGCAGGTGCTACAGCAGGCCAGGATAGGCATTGAGGCGTAA
- a CDS encoding ribose-phosphate pyrophosphokinase — MLVLQTPRPLPLPLPVTSDHTRLRLLAGSANVPLAEEIARYLGVDLGPIVRKRFSDGELYVQIQESVRGCDVYLLQPTCHPVNDHLMELLIMIDACRRASARQITAVIPYYGYARADRKTAGREAITAKLVANLITGAGASRILAMDLHVAQIQAYFDIPFDHVYASNVLQQYIVSKGLRDFVVVSPDVGGVARARAFAKKLDDAPLAIIDKRRQGHNVAEVLNIIGDVRGKTAILVDDMIDTGGTLTEGARLLLDQGAQSVYACATHAVFSGRAPRLLADSVFTEVVVTNTIPLPIEKHFPQLKILSVANVIGEAIWRVHEDSSVSSMFR, encoded by the coding sequence ATGCTCGTGCTTCAGACCCCCCGTCCTTTGCCGTTGCCCCTGCCGGTTACGAGTGACCACACGCGCCTGCGGCTCTTGGCTGGCTCGGCAAATGTGCCTTTGGCGGAGGAGATTGCCCGCTACCTGGGGGTGGATTTGGGGCCGATTGTCCGCAAGCGGTTTTCGGACGGGGAATTGTATGTCCAAATCCAGGAGTCGGTGCGGGGCTGTGATGTGTATCTCCTGCAACCCACCTGCCACCCGGTGAATGACCACCTGATGGAATTGTTGATCATGATTGATGCCTGTCGGCGGGCATCGGCACGGCAGATTACGGCGGTGATTCCCTACTATGGCTACGCCCGGGCGGATCGCAAAACTGCGGGACGGGAGGCGATTACGGCCAAGTTGGTGGCCAATTTAATCACCGGGGCGGGGGCGAGCCGGATTTTGGCGATGGATTTGCACGTGGCGCAGATTCAAGCCTATTTTGATATTCCCTTTGATCATGTTTATGCCAGCAATGTATTACAGCAGTATATTGTCAGCAAAGGATTGCGGGATTTTGTGGTGGTTTCTCCCGATGTGGGTGGGGTGGCGCGGGCGCGGGCGTTTGCCAAAAAGTTAGACGATGCGCCCTTGGCGATCATTGATAAAAGGCGCCAGGGGCATAACGTGGCGGAGGTATTGAATATCATTGGCGATGTGCGGGGCAAAACGGCCATCTTAGTTGATGACATGATTGACACGGGGGGGACGTTGACCGAGGGGGCACGGTTACTGCTGGATCAGGGGGCGCAATCGGTGTATGCCTGTGCCACCCATGCGGTGTTTTCTGGGCGGGCACCCCGGCTTTTGGCGGACAGTGTGTTTACGGAGGTGGTGGTGACGAATACGATTCCCCTGCCGATAGAAAAGCATTTTCCCCAACTGAAAATTCTCTCGGTGGCGAATGTGATTGGGGAGGCGATTTGGCGGGTGCATGAGGATAGTTCGGTGAGTAGTATGTTCCGTTGA
- a CDS encoding DUF2283 domain-containing protein has translation MKIQYFEDTDTLYITFSQKSPRETREIDQNTLLDLDAEGQLCGMTIEHAKDRIGIPEVQYEKISAQQF, from the coding sequence ATGAAAATTCAATACTTTGAAGATACGGACACTTTATACATAACCTTTTCACAAAAAAGTCCAAGGGAGACAAGAGAAATTGACCAAAATACCCTACTAGACTTAGACGCAGAAGGACAGCTTTGTGGAATGACAATTGAACACGCCAAAGATAGAATAGGGATTCCAGAGGTGCAGTATGAAAAAATTTCTGCCCAACAATTCTAG
- a CDS encoding carbon dioxide-concentrating mechanism protein CcmK: MPIAVGMIETKGFPAVVEAADAMVKAARVTLVGYEKIGSGRVTVIVRGDVSEVQASVSAGIESAKRVAGGEILSHHIIARPHENLEYVLPIRYTPEVEQFRV, encoded by the coding sequence ATGCCGATTGCAGTGGGAATGATTGAAACCAAGGGGTTTCCGGCGGTGGTGGAAGCTGCGGATGCGATGGTGAAGGCGGCCAGGGTGACCCTGGTGGGTTACGAGAAGATCGGCAGTGGCCGGGTGACGGTGATCGTCCGGGGGGATGTGTCCGAGGTGCAGGCTTCCGTGTCGGCGGGGATTGAGTCCGCCAAGCGGGTGGCCGGTGGGGAGATATTGTCCCACCACATTATTGCCCGTCCCCACGAAAACCTGGAGTACGTTTTGCCCATCCGTTACACCCCGGAAGTGGAACAGTTTCGGGTTTAG
- a CDS encoding carbon dioxide-concentrating mechanism protein CcmK, whose protein sequence is MPIAVGMIETLGFPAVVEAADAMVKAARVTLVGYEKIGSGRVTVIVRGDVSEVQASVAAGIESVKRVAGGQMLSHHIIARPHENLEYVLPIRYTEQVQQFREDATNVRPYLRP, encoded by the coding sequence ATGCCCATTGCAGTAGGAATGATTGAGACTTTGGGGTTTCCGGCGGTGGTGGAAGCCGCGGATGCCATGGTGAAGGCGGCCAGGGTGACCCTGGTGGGTTACGAGAAGATCGGCAGTGGCCGGGTGACGGTGATCGTCCGGGGGGATGTGTCCGAGGTGCAGGCTTCGGTGGCCGCCGGGATTGAGTCGGTCAAGCGGGTGGCGGGGGGGCAAATGCTGTCCCACCATATTATTGCCCGTCCCCACGAAAACCTGGAGTACGTCCTGCCCATCCGTTATACGGAGCAGGTGCAACAGTTCCGGGAAGATGCCACCAATGTCCGTCCCTACCTGCGTCCCTAA
- a CDS encoding CAAD domain-containing protein yields MESELQTPEVQETTPSVEPAVAPVATSGSLVDSLRQSLADSLSFMGPTWEKAQAFFGEQRKTISSVVLISLAVVVLVLVFGMLGIINAIPFLPAVLEILGLWFAARYLVMADSRKAVVQEFSEFIGKITGQG; encoded by the coding sequence ATGGAATCTGAGTTGCAGACCCCGGAAGTTCAAGAAACGACCCCCAGCGTTGAACCGGCGGTAGCCCCGGTCGCCACGTCTGGTTCGTTGGTGGACTCGTTGCGGCAATCGTTGGCGGATTCTCTCAGCTTTATGGGGCCGACCTGGGAGAAGGCGCAGGCTTTTTTTGGAGAACAGCGGAAAACGATCAGTAGTGTGGTGCTGATTTCCTTGGCCGTGGTGGTGCTGGTGTTGGTCTTCGGGATGTTGGGAATTATCAATGCCATTCCCTTTTTACCGGCGGTGTTGGAGATTTTAGGGCTGTGGTTCGCCGCCCGTTATTTGGTGATGGCGGACTCCCGGAAGGCGGTGGTGCAGGAATTTAGTGAGTTTATTGGTAAAATAACTGGTCAAGGTTAG
- a CDS encoding EutN/CcmL family microcompartment protein: MQIGRVAGTVVSTQKEPTLQGVKFLLVQLVDIQGQLTPGYQVAADRVGAGVDEWVLVSEGSSARKIDRGEPLPVDAAVIGIIDTVTIAGQLMYSKRAQARG; encoded by the coding sequence ATGCAGATTGGCCGGGTGGCGGGCACGGTGGTCAGTACCCAAAAAGAACCCACGCTCCAGGGGGTGAAATTCCTCCTGGTGCAGTTGGTGGACATCCAGGGGCAACTCACGCCGGGGTACCAGGTGGCCGCCGACCGGGTGGGAGCCGGGGTGGATGAATGGGTGCTGGTAAGCGAGGGGAGTTCGGCTCGGAAAATTGACCGGGGGGAACCCCTGCCGGTGGATGCCGCCGTGATTGGGATCATTGATACGGTGACCATCGCAGGACAATTGATGTACAGCAAGCGGGCACAGGCTCGTGGTTAA
- a CDS encoding type IV pilin-like G/H family protein, producing the protein MAANLKVKLLQHLAKKKANEGFTLVELLVVVVIIGILAAIALPSFLAQTAKAKQSEARTYLGSWAKAQKAFRTENSTFSPDWTSLSLGLGTETKNYTYTYANGASGDTNADAFGDSRAQDLKSYSASVVIVTDKVITITTAAGDTTEISVDMPDGICEATNVGTDQIAAPIITGDPPVVDCSGNIDFRTGKP; encoded by the coding sequence ATGGCCGCTAACTTGAAAGTAAAACTGCTCCAGCACTTGGCGAAGAAAAAAGCCAACGAAGGGTTCACCCTGGTGGAACTGCTGGTAGTGGTCGTGATCATTGGTATTCTGGCTGCGATTGCCCTGCCTTCCTTCCTGGCTCAGACCGCCAAGGCCAAACAGTCCGAAGCCCGCACCTATCTGGGTTCCTGGGCGAAGGCGCAAAAAGCCTTCCGCACCGAAAACAGCACCTTCTCCCCCGACTGGACTTCCCTGTCCTTGGGTTTGGGAACGGAGACCAAAAACTACACCTACACCTACGCCAATGGTGCCTCTGGTGATACCAATGCGGATGCCTTCGGCGACAGCCGTGCCCAAGACCTGAAGAGCTACTCTGCTTCCGTGGTGATCGTGACCGACAAAGTTATCACCATCACGACCGCCGCCGGTGACACGACCGAAATTTCCGTGGATATGCCCGATGGTATCTGTGAAGCCACCAACGTAGGTACGGATCAAATCGCCGCTCCCATCATCACTGGCGATCCCCCGGTGGTTGATTGCAGTGGCAACATTGACTTCCGTACTGGTAAGCCGTAA
- a CDS encoding ribulose bisphosphate carboxylase small subunit, translating to MVVRSAAAPPTPWSKTLAEPRIDPTAFVHSFSNIIGDVRIGAEVLVAPGTSIRADEGSPFHIGAGTNLQDGVIIHGLEQGRVTGEDGQAYSVWIGEDSSITHGVLVHGPAYVGKNCFIGFRSMVFNARVNDGCIVMMHCLIQDVEIPAGRFVASGTVITMQQQADRLPPVSPEDVAFAQHVVGINDALRAGYRCAANIECIAPLKQGTSMNNGRNGDGGATRLAPQVVEQVRQWLTQGYRIGTEHADERRFKTSSWRSCSPITATHLAEVIPALEACLQEHQGEYVRLLGIDHKAKKRMGEQVIQRPGDPPTATMSVHYGAKVASTVAPGTPGVTNSSLADDFTHQVRQWLGQGYRIGAEVADPRRFKTSSWVSVGLPSSRSEYEVVAAIEHLLRESAGDYVRLMAIDPTAKKRVSEQIIQRPQGSPTPTRSVSTPTPAQSTANPGSSPVGQQVRQWLMQGYRIGAEVADPRRFKTSSWLSVGLPSSNQEREVTAAIENLLAESQGNYVRLLAIDAKSKRRVSEQIIQRPQGVNPPITPSPTGASPSPAPPAPASGLDGAVVAQVRQLLAQGYRVGAEHADSRRFKTSSWLGCALPASQREGEVLSALASLLRDYRGEYVRLLGIDPKAKRRVLESIIQKP from the coding sequence ATGGTAGTGCGTAGTGCGGCGGCTCCCCCCACTCCTTGGTCAAAAACCTTGGCGGAACCGCGGATTGACCCGACGGCCTTTGTCCATTCGTTCTCAAATATCATTGGGGACGTGCGGATCGGGGCGGAGGTGTTGGTGGCGCCGGGGACTTCAATTCGTGCCGATGAGGGCAGTCCGTTTCACATCGGGGCGGGCACCAATCTGCAGGACGGGGTGATCATCCACGGTTTGGAGCAGGGGCGGGTGACGGGGGAGGACGGCCAAGCCTATTCCGTGTGGATTGGGGAGGACAGTTCGATTACCCACGGGGTACTGGTGCATGGGCCGGCCTACGTGGGCAAAAATTGCTTTATCGGCTTTCGTTCGATGGTGTTTAACGCCCGGGTGAACGACGGTTGTATCGTGATGATGCACTGCCTGATCCAGGATGTGGAAATCCCGGCGGGGCGGTTTGTCGCTTCTGGTACCGTGATCACGATGCAACAGCAGGCGGACCGGCTCCCCCCGGTGAGTCCTGAGGATGTGGCCTTTGCCCAGCACGTGGTGGGCATTAACGATGCGTTGCGGGCGGGCTATCGCTGTGCCGCCAATATTGAATGTATTGCCCCTCTAAAACAAGGAACTTCTATGAATAATGGTCGTAATGGCGATGGGGGTGCGACCCGGTTGGCTCCCCAGGTGGTGGAACAGGTGCGGCAATGGCTCACCCAGGGTTATCGCATCGGCACGGAACACGCGGACGAACGCCGGTTCAAGACCAGTTCCTGGCGCAGTTGTAGCCCGATTACGGCCACCCATCTGGCGGAGGTGATCCCGGCTTTGGAAGCCTGTTTGCAGGAACACCAGGGGGAGTACGTGCGGCTGTTGGGGATTGACCACAAGGCGAAAAAACGGATGGGAGAACAGGTGATTCAACGCCCCGGCGACCCGCCAACTGCCACCATGTCTGTCCATTATGGGGCAAAGGTAGCCAGCACGGTTGCTCCGGGAACCCCAGGGGTGACCAACAGTTCTTTGGCCGATGACTTCACCCACCAGGTACGCCAGTGGTTGGGGCAAGGCTATCGCATCGGGGCAGAGGTGGCCGACCCCCGGCGGTTCAAAACCAGTTCCTGGGTGAGTGTGGGTTTGCCTAGCTCCCGGAGCGAATACGAGGTGGTGGCGGCGATTGAGCATCTTTTGCGGGAATCCGCCGGGGATTATGTGCGCTTGATGGCCATTGACCCAACGGCAAAAAAACGGGTGAGTGAGCAGATCATTCAACGTCCCCAGGGCAGTCCCACCCCGACCCGGAGCGTTTCTACCCCCACCCCGGCGCAGTCAACCGCCAATCCAGGGTCAAGCCCGGTGGGGCAACAGGTGCGGCAATGGTTAATGCAGGGCTATCGCATCGGGGCGGAGGTGGCCGACCCCCGGCGGTTCAAGACCAGTTCCTGGTTGAGCGTGGGTTTACCGAGTAGCAACCAAGAACGGGAAGTAACAGCGGCGATTGAGAACCTGCTGGCCGAATCCCAGGGGAATTATGTGCGGTTACTGGCCATTGATGCCAAATCCAAACGCCGGGTCAGCGAACAAATTATCCAACGTCCCCAGGGGGTAAACCCGCCCATTACCCCCAGCCCGACCGGCGCCAGTCCATCCCCCGCCCCCCCCGCCCCGGCCAGTGGCTTAGATGGAGCCGTGGTCGCCCAAGTGCGGCAGTTGTTGGCCCAGGGGTACCGGGTGGGAGCCGAACACGCCGATAGCCGCCGGTTCAAGACCAGTTCTTGGTTGGGGTGTGCCCTGCCCGCCAGCCAACGGGAAGGGGAGGTTTTATCCGCCCTGGCCAGCCTGCTCCGGGATTATCGGGGGGAATACGTGCGGCTGCTGGGGATTGACCCCAAGGCCAAACGGCGGGTGTTAGAGTCCATTATCCAAAAACCCTAA